In the genome of Streptomyces globosus, one region contains:
- a CDS encoding trypsin-like serine peptidase has product MPSRTPRRTRVRRAARTPAALAAMAALLGAHVPDASALPPPGTTAPAPPGTAADRVGPLFAGGLDGGHFCTASVVRSAGQDLIATAAHCLADPLNTFFAPGYRDGRAPYGVWRLTGVHTAPSWTEREDPDADLAFATVVPAGGGAALPVEEAVGGFPVAGGQPAGTAATVLGYPRTAEAPLRCTNTTALHTPTQRRIDCPGLSGGTSGSPWLTGGAVAGVLGGHEGGGTDPDVSYSAVMGDRAVRLYREAAARA; this is encoded by the coding sequence ATGCCGAGCCGAACGCCGCGCCGCACCCGCGTCCGCCGGGCCGCCCGGACGCCCGCGGCCCTCGCCGCGATGGCCGCCCTGCTGGGTGCCCACGTGCCCGACGCCTCCGCCCTGCCGCCCCCGGGCACCACCGCGCCCGCGCCGCCGGGCACGGCGGCGGACCGGGTCGGGCCTCTGTTCGCAGGAGGCCTGGACGGCGGCCACTTCTGCACGGCCTCCGTGGTCCGCAGCGCGGGCCAGGACCTGATCGCCACCGCCGCGCACTGCCTCGCCGACCCGCTGAACACGTTCTTCGCACCCGGCTACCGCGACGGCAGGGCCCCGTACGGGGTGTGGCGGCTGACCGGCGTCCACACGGCGCCGTCGTGGACCGAGCGCGAGGATCCGGACGCCGACCTGGCCTTCGCCACGGTCGTCCCGGCGGGCGGCGGTGCGGCCCTGCCCGTGGAGGAGGCCGTCGGCGGCTTCCCGGTGGCGGGCGGGCAGCCGGCCGGGACGGCGGCGACGGTCCTCGGCTACCCGCGCACCGCGGAGGCGCCGCTGCGCTGCACGAACACGACGGCCCTGCACACGCCGACGCAGCGGCGGATCGACTGCCCCGGCCTCAGCGGCGGCACGAGCGGCAGCCCGTGGCTGACGGGCGGCGCCGTGGCCGGCGTACTCGGCGGGCACGAGGGCGGGGGCACGGACCCGGACGTCTCGTACAGCGCGGTGATGGGCGACC